In Musa acuminata AAA Group cultivar baxijiao chromosome BXJ2-8, Cavendish_Baxijiao_AAA, whole genome shotgun sequence, one genomic interval encodes:
- the LOC135620077 gene encoding uncharacterized protein LOC135620077, translating to MVRGRDACWEHCVLVDATRQKVRCNYCHREFSGGVYRMKFHLAQIKNKDIVPCSEVPDDVRNLIHSILTTPRKQKAPKKLKIDHTANGPQHSSSSASGYNAKNAGSSGQHGSTCPSLLLPLPSPGAQPTANDAQKQKYDNADNKIALFFFHNSIPFSASKSIYYQAMIDAIADCGAGYKPPTYEGLRSTLLEKVKEEINENHRKLKDEWKDTGCTILSDNWSDGRSKSLLVLSVASPKGTQFLKLVDISSRADDAYYLFELLDSVIMEVGAENVVQVITDSATSYAYAAGLLLKKYPSLFWFPCASYSIEKMLEDISKLEWVSTTLEETRTIARFICSDGWILSLMKKLTGGRELVRPKVARFMTHFLTLRSIVNQEDDLKHFFSHADWLSSVHSRRPDALAIKSLLYLERFWKSAHEIIGMSEPLLKLLRLVDGDMPAMGYIYEGIERAKMAIKAFYKGCEEKYMSVLEIIERRWSTHCHSHLHAAAAFLNPSIFYDPSFKFDVNMRNGFHAAMWKMFPEENDRIELIKDQPVYIKAQGALGSKFAIMGRTLNSPGDWWATYGYEIPVLQRAAVRILSQPCSSYWFKWNWSAFENIYTKNHTRMELEKLNDLVFVHCNLRLQEISQSRGAKCRPVTYDEIDVSSEWPTESESSSLLLDDSWLDNLPFEC from the exons ATGGTGAGAGGTAGGGATGCTTGTTGGGAACACTGTGTCTTGGTTGATGCAACAAGACAGAAAGTTCGGTGTAATTACTGTCATCGTGAGTTTAGCGGAGGGGTTTACAGAATGAAGTTTCACTTGGCTCAGATTAAGAACAAGGACATAGTCCCATGCTCAGAAGTCCCGGATGATGTAAGAAACTTGATTCATAGCATTTTAACTACTCCTAGAAAGCAGAAAGCTCCTAAGAAGTTGAAGATTGATCATACAGCAAATGGTCCCCAACATAGTTCCTCCTCAGCAAGTGGATATAATGCTAAAAATGCTGGATCTAGTGGGCAACATGGCAGTACTTGCCCATCCTTGTTACTTCCTCTCCCTTCACCTGGTGCACAACCAACAGCAAATGATGCTCAAAAGCAAAAGTATGATAATGCTGATAACAAGAttgctctttttttctttcataatTCTATTCCTTTTAGTGCTTCTAAGTCTATTTATTATCAAGCCATGATAGATGCAATAGCAGATTGTGGTGCAGGCTATAAGCCTCCAACTTATGAAGGGCTGAGATCAACTCTCTTAGAAAAAGTCAAAGAAGAAATCAATGAAAATCATAGAAAACTAAAAGATGAGTGGAAGGATACTGGCTGTACCATTTTATCAGACAATTGGTCAGATGGCAGGTCTAAATCACTCTTGGTTCTGTCAGTTGCATCACCTAAAGGGACACAGTTTCTTAAATTAGTTGATATATCTTCTCGTGCAGATGATGCCTATTATTTGTTTGAGTTGCTGGActctgttatcatggaagttggtGCAGAAAACGTGGTGCAAGTCATAACGGATAGTGCAACAAGTTACGCTTATGCAGCTGGCTTACTCTTGAAGAAGTATCCTTCCTTATTTTGGTTTCCATGTGCTTCATATTCAATTGAGAAAATGTTGGAAGATATCAGTAAACTTGAGTGGGTGAGCACAACTTTAGAAGAAACCAGGACCATAGCTAGGTTTATATGcagtgatggatggattttaagtcTGATGAAAAAATTAACTGGAGGAAGGGAGTTGGTACGACCAAAAGTTGCAAGATTCATGACCCATTTTCTTACCCTAAGATCCATTGTCAATCAGGAAGATGACTTGAAGCATTTTTTTTCTCATGCTGATTGGTTGTCATCTGTACACAGTAGAAGGCCTGATGCACTAGCTATAAAGTCATTGTTATATCTTGAAAGGTTTTGGAAATCTGCACATGAAATTATCGGCATGTCTGAGCCACTTCTTAAACTTCTGAGGTTGGTTGATGGGGATATGCCTGCCATGGGATATATATATGAGGGTATTGAAAGGGCAAAAATGGCGATTAAGGCATTTTATAAAGGGTGTGAAGAAAAATATATGTCTGTTCTGGAAATAATTGAAAGAAGATGGAGTACGCATTGTCATTCTCATCTTCATGCAGCTGCAGCTTTTCTTAATCCATCGATCTTCTATGATCCAAGTTTCAAGTTTGATGTCAACATGAGAAATGGTTTTCATGCAGCAATGTGGAAAATGTTTCCTGAAGAGAATGATAGGATTGAACTCATCAAGGACCAACCTGTGTATATAAAGGCACAAGGTGCTCTTGGGAGCAAATTTGCTATTATGGgaaggacattgaattcaccgg GTGATTGGTGGGCCACATATGGTTATGAAATTCCTGTCTTGCAGAGAGCTGCAGTGCGGATACTTAGTCAGCCATGTAGTTCATACTGGTTCAAATGGAACTGGAGCGCATTCGAGAACATTTATACAAAGAACCACACCAGGATGGAGCTGGAAAAGCTCAATGATCTAGTTTTTGTGCATTGCAATCTTCGGTTACAGGAGATTAGCCAAAGTAGGGGTGCAAAATGTAGACCTGTTACATATGATGAAATAGATGTGAGTTCTGAGTGGCCAACAGAATCTGAATCTTCATCACTTCTATTGGATGATTCATGGTTAGACAATCTACCTTTTGAATGCTGA
- the LOC103995991 gene encoding probable E3 ubiquitin-protein ligase ARI8 isoform X1, whose product MDSEDDMHDANDLESVEDDFYSGDTGMGSDDGDAHYDFGDNESDDSDDITSRQQQNYTILSEADIRQHQEEDISRVSTVLSIPRYAACILLRHYNWSISRVHDEWFADEERVRKVVGLLEKPVEMPNARELTCGICFENYPRDCMNSASCGHPFCWACWRGYISTSISDGPGCLMLRCPDPSCSAAVGQNIVELLATDEDKEKYSRYLLRSYVEDNRKIKWCPAPGCEFAVEFVIGSGNYDICCSCSYNFCWNCTEEAHRPVDCVTVAKWILKNSAESENMNWILANSKPCPKCKRPIEKNQGCMHITCTPPCKFEFCWLCLGSWSEHGERTGGFYACNRYEAAKQEGAYDESERRREMAKNSLERYTHYYERWATNQSSRQKALADLHSMQNEKLEKLSDRQSQPESQLKFIIEAWLQIVECRRVLKWTYAYGYYLPEQEHSKRQFFEYLQGEAESGLERLHQCAEKELQVYLDAESPMKDFNDFRTKLAGLTSVTRNYFEHLVQALETGLEDVGSSNSQATCSKSSSSKILGNKSKSGKIKPSGTSSAAGAPSRSMDDGNLWSCDHCTFANPKSTNTCHMCEHHR is encoded by the exons ATGGATTCGGAGGACGATATGCATGACGCGAACGATCTGGAGTCGGTGGAGGACGATTTCTACAGCGGGGACACGGGGATGGGCAGCGACGATGGGGACGCCCACTATGATTTCGGCGACAACGAGTCGGATGATTCCGATGACATCACCTCTCGCCAGCAG CAAAACTATACTATTCTGAGTGAGGCTGATATTCGGCAACATCAGGAGGAAGATATTAGTAGAGTATCTACTGTACTTTCAATACCAAGATATGCAGCATGCATCCTTCTTCGTCATTATAACTG GAGCATTAGCAGGGTGCATGATGAATGGTTTGCAGATGAAGAACGTGTTCGAAAGGTTGTTGGTTTGTTGGAGAAGCCAGTGGAAATGCCGAACGCTAGAGAA CTCACTTGTGGGATTTGTTTTGAAAATTATCCTCGTGACTGTATGAACTCTGCTTCTTGTGGTCATCCCTTTTGTTGGGCTTGTTGGAGAG GTTACATTAGTACATCAATAAGTGATGGCCCTGGGTGCTTAATGTTGAGATGCCCTGATCCTTCTTGTAGTGCTGCTGTTGGTCAAAACATAGTTGAGCTATTGGCTACTGATGAAGATAAAGAGAAGTACTCACGTTATCTTCTTAGATCTTATGTTGAAGATAATAGAAAG atAAAATGGTGTCCAGCTCCTGGTTGTGAGTTTGCCGTGGAGTTTGTTATAGGCAGTGGTAACTATGATATTTGCTGCAGCTGCTCATATAACTTCTGTTGGAAT TGCACTGAGGAAGCTCATCGACCGGTCGATTGTGTCACAGTAGCAAAGTGGATCTTGAAGAACAGTGCTGAATCTGAAAATATGAATTG GATACTAGCAAACTCAAAgccttgtccaaagtgcaaacgtCCAATTGAGAAAAACCAGGGATGCATGCATATAACATGCACACCTCCTTGTAAATTTGAGTTTTGCTG GTTATGTCTTGGATCATGGTCAGAGCACGGTGAGAGGACTGGTGGTTTCTATGCTTGTAATCGCTACGAAGCAGCAAAACAGGAAGGAGCG TATGATGAATCTGAAAGGAGGAGAGAAATGGCTAAAAATTCTCTTGAGAGATACACACATTATTATGAGCGCTGGGCTACCAATCAATCA TCGAGGCAGAAGGCACTGGCAGATCTTCACAGTATGCAAAATGAAAAG CTTGAGAAGCTAAGTGATAGGCAAAGTCAACCTGAATCCCAGCTCAAGTTCATAATAGAAGCCTGGTTACAG ATAGTGGAGTGTCGACGAGTCCTGAAGTGGACATATGCCTATGGTTATTACCTTCCAGAGCAAGAACATTCCAAGAGACAGTTCTTTGAATATCTACAAG GTGAGGCTGAGTCTGGTTTGGAACGCCTTCATCAATGTGCAGAGAAGGAGCTCCAAGTTTACCTTGATGCAGAATCTCCTATGAAGGACTTCAATGACTTCCGGACCAAGTTAGCTGGACTCACTAG CGTAACTAGGAACTACTTCGAGCATCTTGTTCAAGCCCTGGAGACTGGGTTGGAGGACGTTGGTTCGTCCAACAGCCAAGCCACATGTAGCAAGAGTTCAAGCTCGAAAATTTTGGGCAACAAAAGTAAAAGTGGCAAGATCAAACCATCTGGGACAAGCTCTGCAGCCGGTGCTCCCAGCCGCAGCATGGACGATGGCAATCTCTGGTCTTGCGACCACTGCACCTTTGCCAACCCAAAGTCCACTAACACATGCCATATGTGTGAGCATCACAGGTAG
- the LOC103995991 gene encoding probable E3 ubiquitin-protein ligase ARI7 isoform X2: MDSEDDMHDANDLESVEDDFYSGDTGMGSDDGDAHYDFGDNESDDSDDITSRQQQNYTILSEADIRQHQEEDISRVSTVLSIPRYAACILLRHYNWSISRVHDEWFADEERVRKVVGLLEKPVEMPNARELTCGICFENYPRDCMNSASCGHPFCWACWRGYISTSISDGPGCLMLRCPDPSCSAAVGQNIVELLATDEDKEKYSRYLLRSYVEDNRKIKWCPAPGCEFAVEFVIGSGNYDICCSCSYNFCWNCTEEAHRPVDCVTVAKWILKNSAESENMNWILANSKPCPKCKRPIEKNQGCMHITCTPPCKFEFCWLCLGSWSEHGERTGGFYACNRYEAAKQEGAYDESERRREMAKNSLERYTHYYERWATNQSSRQKALADLHSMQNEKLEKLSDRQSQPESQLKFIIEAWLQIVECRRVLKWTYAYGYYLPEQEHSKRQFFEYLQGEAESGLERLHQCAEKELQVYLDAESPMKDFNDFRTKLAGLTRIS; the protein is encoded by the exons ATGGATTCGGAGGACGATATGCATGACGCGAACGATCTGGAGTCGGTGGAGGACGATTTCTACAGCGGGGACACGGGGATGGGCAGCGACGATGGGGACGCCCACTATGATTTCGGCGACAACGAGTCGGATGATTCCGATGACATCACCTCTCGCCAGCAG CAAAACTATACTATTCTGAGTGAGGCTGATATTCGGCAACATCAGGAGGAAGATATTAGTAGAGTATCTACTGTACTTTCAATACCAAGATATGCAGCATGCATCCTTCTTCGTCATTATAACTG GAGCATTAGCAGGGTGCATGATGAATGGTTTGCAGATGAAGAACGTGTTCGAAAGGTTGTTGGTTTGTTGGAGAAGCCAGTGGAAATGCCGAACGCTAGAGAA CTCACTTGTGGGATTTGTTTTGAAAATTATCCTCGTGACTGTATGAACTCTGCTTCTTGTGGTCATCCCTTTTGTTGGGCTTGTTGGAGAG GTTACATTAGTACATCAATAAGTGATGGCCCTGGGTGCTTAATGTTGAGATGCCCTGATCCTTCTTGTAGTGCTGCTGTTGGTCAAAACATAGTTGAGCTATTGGCTACTGATGAAGATAAAGAGAAGTACTCACGTTATCTTCTTAGATCTTATGTTGAAGATAATAGAAAG atAAAATGGTGTCCAGCTCCTGGTTGTGAGTTTGCCGTGGAGTTTGTTATAGGCAGTGGTAACTATGATATTTGCTGCAGCTGCTCATATAACTTCTGTTGGAAT TGCACTGAGGAAGCTCATCGACCGGTCGATTGTGTCACAGTAGCAAAGTGGATCTTGAAGAACAGTGCTGAATCTGAAAATATGAATTG GATACTAGCAAACTCAAAgccttgtccaaagtgcaaacgtCCAATTGAGAAAAACCAGGGATGCATGCATATAACATGCACACCTCCTTGTAAATTTGAGTTTTGCTG GTTATGTCTTGGATCATGGTCAGAGCACGGTGAGAGGACTGGTGGTTTCTATGCTTGTAATCGCTACGAAGCAGCAAAACAGGAAGGAGCG TATGATGAATCTGAAAGGAGGAGAGAAATGGCTAAAAATTCTCTTGAGAGATACACACATTATTATGAGCGCTGGGCTACCAATCAATCA TCGAGGCAGAAGGCACTGGCAGATCTTCACAGTATGCAAAATGAAAAG CTTGAGAAGCTAAGTGATAGGCAAAGTCAACCTGAATCCCAGCTCAAGTTCATAATAGAAGCCTGGTTACAG ATAGTGGAGTGTCGACGAGTCCTGAAGTGGACATATGCCTATGGTTATTACCTTCCAGAGCAAGAACATTCCAAGAGACAGTTCTTTGAATATCTACAAG GTGAGGCTGAGTCTGGTTTGGAACGCCTTCATCAATGTGCAGAGAAGGAGCTCCAAGTTTACCTTGATGCAGAATCTCCTATGAAGGACTTCAATGACTTCCGGACCAAGTTAGCTGGACTCACTAG GATCAGCTGA
- the LOC103995990 gene encoding serine/threonine-protein kinase-like protein CR4, whose protein sequence is MNSVRSGFLIQAAFLVMISGSSNMGVSGLGSMSSIAVSYGENGPVFCGLSSDGSHLVACFGADASIVYGAPLRLPLLGLTAGDGFVCGLLLDTGQPYCWGSNIFVKMGVPQPMAEGASYSEISAGDDHLCALRKPAIDSRKGASLIDCWGYNMTASHEFDGAVAAITAGSVFSCGMFIHNRTAFCWGDETSSGVISLTPRNLRFQSISAGGFHVCGILENSQVFCWGRSLETQQLSLGHGDVKMVPMDPMVSVAGGRFHACGIKSLDHKAVCWGFMLQNSMPPPKDSRLNEIAAGDYFTCGVLAATSLRAVCWGTGVPWSIPMAVSPGICASNPCGQGYYEFSHTSLGNKVCKPADSRVCLPCSVGCPEGTYESTPCNLTSDHGCEFNCSSCASVECSSFCSSQKESKSKRLQSCRCLESAVTTSRKRTYSFHKEMVKVGPDLEELKIRRAQMFTYGELEKATSGFSEESLVGKGSFSCVFKGVLKDGTVVAVKRAIRVSDVKKNSKEFHTELDLLSRLNHAHLLNLLGYCEEGGERLLVYEFMAHGSLYRHLHGKDLCLRKRLDWVRRVTIAVQAARGIEYLHGYACPPVIHRDIKSSNILIDEEHNARVADFGLSLLGPADSSSPLSEPPAGTLGYLDPEYYRLHYLTTKSDVYSFGVLLLEILSGRKAIDMQFEEGNIVEWAVPLIKAGDISAILDPVLKPPADLEALKKIAAMASKCVRMRGKDRLSMDKVTTTLERALALLMGSPCNEQPILPTEVVLGSSRLHNKASQRSSNRSCSENDTDDQIYEYRAPSWITFPSVTSSQRRKSSASEGDAEGKNSEGRSLGHGGAGDGLRCLEEEIGPASPQENLFLQHNF, encoded by the exons ATGAACTCTGTTAGGTCTGGGTTTCTGATtcaagcagcgttcttggtgatgATTTCTGGGTCATCTAATATGGGGGTCTCGGGCCTTGGATCGATGTCCTCCATTGCCGTTTCCTACGGTGAGAATGGCCCGGTCTTCTGTGGTCTAAGCTCGGATGGTTCTCACTTGGTTGCTTGCTTTGGTGCTGATGCTTCCATAGTCTATGGCGCTCCTCTTCGACTCCCCCTCCTGGGTCTCACGGCCGGCGATGGTTTCGTCTGCGGCCTTCTCTTGGACACAGGCCAGCCCTATTGCTGGGGCAGCAACATCTTTGTGAAGATGGGCGTGCCTCAGCCCATGGCGGAAGGCGCGTCCTACTCGGAGATCAGCGCCGGTGACGACCACCTCTGCGCGCTTCGCAAACCGGCCATAGACTCTCGAAAAGGCGCCTCGTTGATCGACTGCTGGGGCTACAACATGACCGCCTCGCACGAATTTGACGGCGCCGTTGCGGCGATCACTGCCGGCTCGGTGTTCAGCTGCGGGATGTTCATCCACAACCGGACGGCATTCTGCTGGGGCGATGAGACCAGCAGCGGTGTGATAAGCTTGACGCCGAGGAACTTGAGGTTCCAATCGATTTCGGCCGGTGGATTTCATGTCTGTGGGATCCTGGAGAACTCCCAGGTCTTTTGCTGGGGAAGGAGCCTGGAGACGCAGCAGTTATCTTTAGGCCATGGAGATGTTAAGATGGTGCCCATGGATCCTATGGTTTCGGTAGCCGGGGGGAGGTTCCATGCTTGTGGAATTAAGAGCTTAGATCACAAGGCTGTTTGCTGGGGCTTTATGCTTCAGAACAGCATGCCACCACCTAAGGATTCAAGGTTGAATGAGATTGCGGCCGGGGACTACTTCACATGTGGTGTTCTTGCGGCGACTTCGCTTAGGGCCGTCTGCTGGGGCACCGGCGTCCCCTGGTCAATTCCGATGGCTGTCTCTCCTGGAATCTGTGCTTCTAATCCTTGCGGCCAGGGGTACTATGAATTCAGTCATACAAGCTTGGGGAATAAAGTCTGCAAGCCAGCAGATTCAAGAGTTTGCTTACCGTGCAGTGTTGGGTGCCCTGAAGGGACATACGAATCCACGCCTTGCAATTTGACCTCAGATCACGGTTGCGAGTTCAATTGTTCCAGTTGTGCTTCAGTCGAATGCTCCTCCTTCTGCTCGTCACAGAAAGAATCCAAGAGCAAAAG GCTGCAGAGCTGTAGGTGTTTGGAGTCTGCAGTGACTACATCGAGAAAACGGACGTATTCTTTTCACAAGGAAATGGTGAAAGTCGGACCAGACTTGGAGGAGCTCAAGATCAGGAGGGCTCAGATGTTCACCTATGGAGAACTGGAGAAGGCGACTAGTGGATTCAGTGAGGAATCACTCGTCGGGAAGGGTAGCTTCTCGTGTGTTTTCAAAGGGGTCTTGAAAGATGGGACTGTGGTCGCGGTGAAGAGAGCCATAAGAGTGTCTGATGTGAAGAAGAACTCCAAGGAGTTCCATACGGAACTCGACCTGCTGTCAAGACTAAATCATGCTCATTTGCTCAACTTGCTTGGATACTGTGAGGAAGGTGGTGAGCGGCTTTTGGTTTATGAGTTCATGGCTCATGGATCTTTGTACCGACACCTTCATGGCAAGGATCTGTGCCTAAGAAAGCGGTTGGATTGGGTTCGTAGGGTGACGATTGCCGTCCAGGCTGCTAGGGGGATAGAATACCTGCATGGATATGCTTGTCCACCGGTAATTCACAGGGACATCAAGTCTTCGAACATTCTCATCGATGAGGAACACAATGCTCGAGTTGCAGATTTTGGTCTTTCTTTGTTGGGTCCAGCAGATAGCAGCTCACCATTATCTGAACCTCCTGCTGGTACTCTCGGCTACCTCGATCCTGAATACTATAGACTTCATTACTTGACTACGAAATCAGATGTATACAGTTTTGGGGTTCTGCTGCTGGAGATTTTAAGTGGTAGAAAAGCAATCGATATGCAATTTGAAGAAGGAAACATTGTAGAATGGGCAGTTCCACTGATCAAAGCTGGGGACATTTCGGCGATTCTGGATCCAGTGCTGAAACCTCCAGCTGACCTGGAGGCTCTCAAGAAAATTGCTGCCATGGCATCCAAGTGCGTTAGGATGCGGGGAAAGGATCGGCTGTCGATGGATAAGGTGACGACCACTTTGGAGAGAGCTCTCGCACTGTTGATGGGCAGCCCGTGCAACGAACAGCCAATCCTGCCTACAGAGGTAGTTCTAGGGAGCAGTAGGTTGCACAATAAAGCTTCACAAAGGTCTTCAAACAGGTCATGTTCGGAGAATGACACTGATGACCAGATTTACGAGTATAGAGCTCCTTCGTGGATCACATTTCCCAGCGTAACCTCATCTCAGAGGAGGAAGTCGTCGGCATCAGAAGGCGATGCGGAAGGGAAGAATTCAGAGGGGAGGAGTTTAGGACATGGGGGGGCAGGGGATGGGTTGAGGTGCTTGGAGGAAGAGATCGGACCAGCATCCCCACAGGAGAATCTGTTCTTGCAACACAACTTCTGA